Proteins from a genomic interval of Pseudoalteromonas sp. MEBiC 03607:
- a CDS encoding chorismate lyase yields MITFPVSLAANWQPASAFPDLTQQQQGWLLEAGSLTAKLKSHCQAFSVEVLNEAPFDLTAEQQALLNTSLSQALNREVLLLCDGKPMVYAQSWLPADDTLKKQQLLNMGTRPLGDVIFQDPSLQRTEIEVAEFSQQHAIQALTAHLGLPSNSLWGRRSVFALSNAHFLVAEVFLPEAYIYL; encoded by the coding sequence GTGATCACATTCCCAGTTTCATTAGCTGCAAATTGGCAGCCTGCTTCAGCATTTCCAGATTTGACGCAACAACAGCAAGGTTGGCTGCTTGAAGCCGGTTCATTAACAGCTAAGCTCAAAAGTCACTGTCAGGCTTTTTCAGTTGAGGTACTAAACGAAGCGCCTTTTGATTTAACTGCCGAGCAACAAGCGCTACTAAATACCTCTTTAAGTCAGGCATTAAACCGCGAGGTGCTATTATTGTGCGATGGTAAACCTATGGTTTATGCGCAGAGTTGGCTACCAGCAGACGATACTTTAAAGAAACAGCAGTTGTTAAATATGGGGACGAGGCCGCTTGGCGATGTTATTTTTCAAGACCCCAGCTTGCAGCGAACAGAAATCGAGGTGGCTGAATTTTCTCAGCAGCATGCCATTCAAGCGTTAACAGCTCACCTTGGCTTACCGTCAAATTCTTTGTGGGGCCGACGCAGCGTGTTCGCATTATCAAATGCTCACTTTCTTGTGGCTGAAGTGTTCTTACCTGAGGCATATATCTACTTATGA
- a CDS encoding 2OG-Fe(II) oxygenase, translating to MNAQLISDTYLDAIEQAGYAIVENAIDETLINDLIADCYRINPHFHTAGIGRLNDQQIDKNVRKDKTFWFDSSSQAQITYLATMEAIKTQLNRSFYLGLFDYECHYAKYQQGDFYKKHYDAFKGRSNRIFTTVCYLNTPESGGELVIYKPKSKDIEIVVKPQAGMLVMFESERFMHEVLPANDVRYSIAGWFRKNASISGIIDPPR from the coding sequence ATGAACGCTCAGCTGATTTCTGACACTTATTTAGATGCAATTGAACAAGCTGGTTATGCTATTGTTGAAAACGCGATTGATGAAACATTAATCAATGATTTAATCGCCGACTGCTATCGTATAAATCCGCATTTTCACACAGCGGGTATTGGTCGTTTAAACGACCAACAAATTGATAAAAATGTCCGTAAAGATAAGACCTTTTGGTTTGATAGTTCAAGCCAAGCACAAATTACTTATCTGGCGACCATGGAAGCAATAAAAACGCAGTTAAATCGTAGTTTTTATTTAGGGTTATTTGACTACGAATGCCATTATGCAAAGTATCAACAAGGTGACTTTTATAAAAAGCACTATGATGCCTTCAAAGGCCGTTCGAACCGTATTTTCACAACAGTTTGTTACTTAAATACGCCAGAATCTGGCGGTGAGTTGGTGATTTACAAGCCGAAAAGTAAAGATATCGAGATTGTCGTAAAACCTCAAGCTGGCATGCTGGTAATGTTTGAAAGCGAACGCTTTATGCATGAGGTATTACCCGCAAATGATGTTCGCTACTCTATTGCGGGTTGGTTCAGAAAAAATGCCTCGATCAGCGGCATTATCGACCCACCTAGATAA
- a CDS encoding glycosyltransferase family 9 protein — MTQSTSYSDICILRLSAIGDVCHAVSAVQAIQKAHPKAKITWVIGKVEAMLLADLPGVEFVVFDKKQGKQAYQHLKDTFKGRKFDVLLHMQVALRANLAARCIPAKVKVGFDWARSKELHSLFINKRIAPQSEAHVLEGFKGFAQAIGVPDYAPHWQMPITDEHQQAADALLGEERLAGRIFVISPAASKKERNWLPERYAALAEHAYQQGFSVVITGGPTPLEIELSEQIISQTNAPVLNLVGKTKLKELLCVLKRASLVLAPDTGPAHMAVTVGTPVIGLYAHSNPKRTGPYLYLDYVVEVYHQNLREQTGKTAQELPWGTRVKGADLMTQISIDEVIAMFNRVVDKEQLS, encoded by the coding sequence GTGACTCAATCAACCTCCTATTCAGATATTTGTATTTTAAGGCTTTCGGCTATTGGTGATGTATGTCACGCCGTATCCGCAGTGCAAGCAATTCAAAAGGCACATCCGAAGGCAAAAATTACCTGGGTGATAGGTAAAGTTGAGGCTATGTTGTTGGCTGATTTACCGGGCGTTGAATTTGTTGTATTTGATAAAAAACAGGGTAAACAGGCCTATCAGCATCTAAAAGATACTTTCAAGGGGCGTAAATTTGATGTGCTCTTACACATGCAAGTGGCGCTAAGAGCAAATTTAGCAGCTCGTTGTATTCCGGCAAAAGTCAAAGTAGGGTTTGATTGGGCTCGTTCAAAAGAGTTACATAGTTTATTCATTAATAAGCGTATTGCTCCGCAATCTGAGGCACATGTCCTTGAGGGCTTTAAGGGCTTTGCTCAAGCGATTGGTGTACCTGACTATGCGCCTCACTGGCAAATGCCAATCACAGATGAACATCAACAAGCTGCTGATGCCTTATTGGGTGAAGAACGTTTAGCTGGGCGTATTTTTGTTATCTCACCTGCGGCAAGTAAAAAAGAGCGTAATTGGTTGCCCGAGCGTTATGCGGCACTTGCAGAGCACGCGTATCAGCAAGGTTTTTCGGTGGTTATCACAGGAGGACCAACACCTTTAGAAATAGAGTTGTCTGAACAAATAATTTCGCAAACGAATGCGCCTGTGCTTAACTTAGTAGGTAAAACTAAGCTTAAAGAGTTGTTGTGTGTGTTGAAGCGTGCTTCTTTAGTTTTAGCTCCTGATACGGGGCCTGCACACATGGCTGTAACTGTTGGTACACCTGTAATAGGTTTGTATGCCCACTCAAACCCGAAACGTACAGGTCCATACTTGTATCTAGATTACGTGGTTGAGGTGTACCACCAAAACTTACGTGAACAGACAGGGAAAACAGCTCAAGAGCTACCTTGGGGAACACGCGTTAAAGGAGCTGATTTAATGACGCAAATAAGCATTGATGAGGTTATAGCTATGTTTAACCGTGTTGTAGATAAAGAGCAATTGTCATGA
- a CDS encoding DUF3369 domain-containing protein has product MEDFLFSDEQLEENNVPIDESECWHILVVDDEEDIHQVTKLVLAGFTFENKGLRFYDAYSAAEAKELLKQNIPFSVALVDVVMETNHAGLELIQYIRDEIENHDIRLILRTGQPGEAPEESIIRDYDINDYKNKTELTAIKIKTLLYSALRGHRDIQIIDRHKSGLEQIINASANFLKCDSVNEFASTILSHVTNVMGINDAQIYCAAAVNFQSSPAKDFQLLAASGVGPTPNQNTIPDEVKSLFIDAHERKSSLKTSTDYIGYFPTKAGLETMLYVHKGSKLQTTDHQLLEFYANNIALAYDNLKLREMVKESQKELSYILGEAVEKRSKETGSHVKRVALYSELLAKLSQLSPFQCEIIKLASPLHDIGKISIPDSILNKPGKLTDEEWKIMQTHAEVGYEILKNSSNEILTCGALISYQHHEKWDGSGYPQGLIGNEINIVGRITALADVFDALCSDRCYKLAWPLDEALSLIKEQRSKHFDPNLVDLLLENLPLFLEIKDRYPD; this is encoded by the coding sequence GTGGAAGATTTTTTATTTTCTGATGAGCAGCTAGAAGAAAATAACGTTCCTATTGATGAATCAGAATGTTGGCATATTCTTGTTGTTGACGATGAAGAAGATATTCACCAAGTTACGAAATTAGTGCTAGCTGGCTTCACTTTCGAAAATAAAGGTCTGCGCTTTTATGACGCCTATTCAGCAGCCGAAGCAAAAGAGTTATTAAAGCAAAATATTCCTTTTTCAGTCGCACTTGTCGATGTTGTCATGGAAACAAACCATGCAGGGCTTGAGCTTATCCAATACATTCGCGATGAAATAGAAAACCATGATATTCGCTTAATTCTGCGTACAGGTCAGCCTGGAGAGGCACCTGAAGAGTCGATTATCCGTGATTATGATATAAACGATTACAAGAATAAAACCGAACTAACGGCTATAAAAATTAAGACGCTTCTTTATTCTGCACTCAGAGGGCATCGCGATATACAAATTATTGATCGCCATAAAAGTGGCCTAGAGCAAATTATTAATGCGTCTGCGAATTTCTTAAAATGCGATAGTGTTAACGAATTTGCATCCACTATTTTGAGTCACGTCACGAATGTAATGGGGATTAATGACGCACAAATCTATTGCGCTGCAGCAGTTAATTTTCAGTCCTCGCCGGCGAAAGATTTTCAACTATTAGCCGCGTCGGGAGTTGGACCAACGCCGAATCAAAATACTATTCCAGATGAGGTGAAAAGTTTATTTATTGACGCCCATGAGCGTAAATCATCATTAAAAACGAGCACCGACTATATTGGTTACTTTCCGACAAAAGCAGGCCTTGAGACCATGTTATATGTTCATAAAGGAAGTAAACTGCAAACAACCGATCATCAACTATTAGAGTTTTACGCGAACAATATTGCCCTAGCCTACGACAACCTTAAGCTTAGAGAAATGGTTAAAGAATCACAAAAAGAGTTGTCTTACATTTTAGGTGAAGCCGTTGAAAAACGCTCTAAAGAAACAGGCTCGCATGTTAAGCGCGTTGCTTTATATAGTGAATTACTTGCAAAACTATCACAACTCAGTCCATTTCAATGTGAAATTATCAAGCTCGCTTCACCACTACATGACATTGGTAAAATTAGTATTCCTGATAGCATCTTAAATAAGCCAGGTAAATTAACTGATGAAGAATGGAAAATAATGCAAACTCATGCAGAAGTGGGTTACGAAATTTTAAAAAATTCAAGTAACGAAATTCTGACTTGCGGCGCTTTGATTTCATATCAGCATCACGAAAAATGGGATGGTTCAGGTTATCCGCAAGGTTTAATTGGCAATGAAATCAACATTGTTGGTCGCATAACCGCCCTTGCCGATGTGTTTGATGCGCTATGTAGCGACCGTTGCTACAAGCTTGCTTGGCCCTTAGATGAAGCACTGTCATTGATAAAAGAGCAACGTTCGAAACATTTTGATCCAAATCTTGTTGACTTGTTACTTGAAAATTTACCACTTTTCCTTGAGATTAAAGATCGTTACCCTGACTAG
- the gmhB gene encoding D-glycero-beta-D-manno-heptose 1,7-bisphosphate 7-phosphatase, which produces MSKVLFLDRDGVVNADHGYVYKPDEFEFLPGVFDACKKFIDAGYEIVIVTNQSGIGRGYYSEQDFLNLTDWMKAEFMRHDVPILDVYFCPHHPTKAEPAYLQDCHCRKPAPGMLLQAIEEHSITPSQSIMVGDKLGDLIAAERAKIATRVLVRSGQSYAESTEQHADYVCESLADLPALILQS; this is translated from the coding sequence ATGAGTAAAGTACTGTTTTTAGACCGCGATGGTGTGGTTAATGCTGATCACGGTTATGTATATAAACCGGATGAGTTTGAGTTTTTACCCGGTGTGTTTGATGCGTGCAAAAAGTTTATTGATGCAGGTTATGAAATTGTCATTGTGACTAATCAGTCAGGTATTGGGCGTGGCTACTATTCAGAACAAGACTTTTTAAACCTTACAGACTGGATGAAAGCTGAGTTTATGCGTCATGACGTGCCAATTCTTGATGTGTACTTTTGCCCGCATCATCCGACTAAAGCAGAGCCTGCCTATTTACAGGATTGTCATTGTCGTAAGCCTGCTCCTGGCATGCTGTTACAAGCCATTGAAGAGCATAGTATTACTCCCTCACAAAGTATTATGGTAGGCGATAAGCTGGGCGACTTAATTGCAGCAGAAAGAGCGAAAATCGCGACCCGTGTGCTGGTTCGTTCAGGGCAAAGTTATGCTGAATCAACAGAACAACATGCTGATTACGTATGTGAGTCTTTAGCTGATTTACCTGCTTTAATTTTACAGTCTTAG
- the glpG gene encoding rhomboid family intramembrane serine protease GlpG — translation MIELGSINNPRAAQGFIDYIKSKGLQGELRSQDGQTVIICVAPEHFHQAQPLWQEFAENPNDEKYLQASWQVGSTQSPLSYQGQSLDLKARFKALSWLNRTVTLVSIVIFVAFLMGGFETIYGMLQFNPAKPLTWLTPAIVHFSSIHLIFNLIWWMTLGNDIEKRSGKLTLVGLFLVTAFISNWAQFIVVGPNFGGLSGVVYGLLGFCWIYSAMRPNEPPLVSNSIVGFMLVWLILGFVDMLPVSMANWAHLAGLLAGMAYAVSDKLLTRK, via the coding sequence ATGATTGAACTGGGCAGCATTAATAATCCGCGCGCCGCACAAGGCTTTATTGACTACATTAAAAGTAAAGGATTACAAGGTGAGCTGCGCTCGCAAGATGGACAAACTGTGATTATTTGTGTTGCTCCAGAGCATTTTCATCAAGCTCAACCTTTATGGCAAGAGTTTGCTGAAAATCCCAACGATGAAAAGTACTTACAAGCTTCATGGCAGGTAGGAAGTACACAATCGCCGTTGTCATATCAAGGCCAATCACTTGATTTAAAAGCGCGATTTAAGGCTTTAAGTTGGCTTAATCGTACCGTAACCTTAGTATCTATAGTCATCTTTGTTGCTTTTCTGATGGGCGGCTTTGAAACTATTTATGGCATGCTCCAATTTAACCCTGCCAAGCCACTTACTTGGCTTACCCCTGCCATTGTGCATTTTAGCTCTATCCATCTTATTTTTAATTTGATCTGGTGGATGACGCTGGGTAACGATATTGAAAAGCGCAGCGGTAAATTAACCTTAGTAGGGTTATTTTTAGTTACAGCGTTTATTAGTAATTGGGCACAATTTATAGTTGTAGGCCCTAATTTTGGTGGATTAAGTGGCGTTGTTTATGGTTTGCTTGGGTTTTGCTGGATTTATAGTGCAATGCGCCCTAACGAACCACCTTTAGTCAGCAATAGTATTGTTGGTTTTATGTTGGTTTGGCTTATTCTAGGCTTTGTAGATATGTTGCCAGTGAGTATGGCGAATTGGGCTCACTTAGCAGGTTTGCTGGCTGGTATGGCATATGCTGTGTCTGATAAGCTGCTTACACGTAAATAA
- the glpE gene encoding thiosulfate sulfurtransferase GlpE — protein MSYKHISVSETFSLLEKDDVVIADIRDPNSFQSGHIPGAEHLSNANISEFMMNKEFDQPIIIVCYHGVSSQGAASYLVEQGFEDVYSMDGGFTAWQTQLPEHIER, from the coding sequence ATGTCGTATAAACATATTTCAGTTAGCGAAACCTTTTCGCTGTTAGAAAAAGACGATGTCGTGATTGCCGATATTCGCGATCCGAATTCATTTCAAAGCGGACATATTCCAGGCGCTGAGCATTTATCGAATGCAAATATCAGCGAGTTTATGATGAACAAAGAGTTTGATCAGCCAATCATCATCGTTTGTTATCATGGCGTAAGTTCTCAAGGTGCTGCGAGCTATTTAGTTGAACAAGGCTTTGAAGATGTTTACAGCATGGATGGTGGCTTTACTGCGTGGCAAACGCAACTTCCGGAGCATATAGAACGATGA
- a CDS encoding glycine C-acetyltransferase: protein MRASAFFNQLQQQIDEVKAEGLYKSERVITSQQQAQIEVASGDKVINFCANNYLGLANSPELIKAAQQGLDDHGFGVASVRFICGTQDIHKTLEQKISEFLETEDTILYSSCFDANAGLFETILGPDDAIISDALNHASIIDGVRLCKAKRFRYANNDMSDLEKQLIAADEAGAKTKLIATDGVFSMDGVICNLKAVCDLADKYDALVMVDDSHAVGFVGENGKGTPEYCGVLDRVDIITGTLGKALGGASGGYTSGKKEIVEWLRQRSRPYLFSNSLAPSIVTASIKVLEMLSNGGELRAKLWDNAKYFREQMEAAGFTCAGKDHAIIPVMLGDAKVASMMADKLLAEGIYVTGFSFPVVPKGQARIRTQISAAHTKEQLDTAIAAFTRIGKEMGVI, encoded by the coding sequence ATGAGAGCATCTGCGTTTTTTAATCAGCTGCAACAGCAAATCGACGAAGTAAAAGCTGAAGGTTTATACAAAAGTGAACGTGTTATTACATCGCAGCAGCAAGCTCAAATTGAAGTTGCCTCAGGTGATAAGGTAATCAATTTTTGTGCGAACAACTATTTAGGTTTAGCCAATAGCCCTGAGCTGATCAAGGCCGCGCAACAAGGTTTAGATGACCATGGTTTTGGTGTTGCATCGGTGCGTTTTATTTGTGGTACTCAAGATATTCATAAAACATTAGAGCAAAAGATTTCTGAATTTTTAGAAACCGAAGATACGATTCTTTACTCATCTTGTTTTGATGCAAACGCTGGTTTATTCGAAACAATTCTCGGCCCAGATGATGCAATTATCTCTGATGCGCTAAACCACGCCTCAATTATTGATGGTGTTCGCCTTTGTAAAGCAAAGCGCTTCCGTTACGCTAATAACGACATGAGCGACCTTGAAAAGCAACTTATTGCTGCTGATGAAGCGGGTGCTAAAACAAAACTAATCGCAACTGACGGTGTTTTCTCAATGGACGGTGTGATTTGTAATCTTAAAGCGGTTTGTGACCTTGCTGACAAATACGATGCCTTAGTTATGGTTGATGACTCTCACGCTGTTGGTTTTGTTGGTGAAAATGGTAAAGGTACGCCGGAGTACTGTGGTGTTCTTGACCGTGTTGATATCATCACAGGTACACTTGGTAAAGCACTTGGTGGCGCATCAGGCGGTTACACATCTGGTAAAAAAGAAATTGTAGAGTGGTTACGTCAGCGTTCTCGTCCTTATCTTTTCTCAAACTCACTTGCGCCATCAATTGTTACTGCGTCGATTAAAGTACTTGAAATGCTGAGCAATGGCGGTGAGTTACGCGCAAAACTTTGGGATAACGCAAAATATTTCCGTGAACAAATGGAAGCGGCAGGATTTACCTGCGCAGGTAAAGACCATGCAATTATCCCAGTTATGTTAGGCGATGCAAAAGTCGCTTCTATGATGGCAGACAAATTACTTGCCGAAGGTATTTATGTAACAGGTTTCTCATTCCCTGTTGTACCTAAAGGCCAAGCACGTATCCGTACGCAGATCTCTGCGGCGCATACAAAAGAGCAATTAGATACCGCTATTGCTGCCTTTACCCGTATTGGTAAAGAAATGGGTGTTATCTAA
- the tdh gene encoding L-threonine 3-dehydrogenase: MKALSKLKAEPGIWMTDAPKPEVGHNDLLIKIRKTAICGTDVHIYKWDEWAQNTIPTPMVVGHEYVGEVIDMGQEVRGFQVGDRVSGEGHITCGHCRNCRAGRVHLCRNTTGVGVNREGAFAEYLVIPAFNAFKIPDNISDELASIFDPFGNAVHTALSFDLVGEDVLITGAGPIGIMAAAVAKHVGARHVVITDVNEYRLDLARKMGATRAVNVANEKLEDVMKELGMTEGFDIGLEMSGVPVAFNSMLNNMNHGGKIAMLGIPPSDMAVDWNQVIFKGLIIKGIYGREMFETWYKMASLIQSGLDLNPIITHQFSVDDFQKGFDTMISGQSGKVILNWD, translated from the coding sequence ATGAAAGCATTATCTAAATTAAAAGCAGAACCAGGGATCTGGATGACTGATGCGCCAAAGCCAGAAGTTGGCCATAACGATCTGCTTATTAAAATCCGCAAAACAGCAATTTGTGGAACAGATGTCCATATTTATAAATGGGATGAGTGGGCACAAAATACAATTCCAACTCCTATGGTTGTTGGCCACGAGTATGTTGGTGAAGTAATTGATATGGGTCAGGAAGTACGTGGTTTCCAAGTAGGTGACCGTGTCTCTGGCGAAGGCCATATTACTTGTGGTCATTGCCGTAACTGCCGTGCTGGTCGTGTGCATTTATGTCGTAATACAACTGGTGTTGGTGTTAATCGTGAAGGCGCATTTGCAGAATACCTTGTGATCCCTGCTTTTAATGCATTTAAAATTCCAGATAATATCTCAGATGAATTAGCCTCAATTTTTGACCCATTTGGTAATGCAGTTCACACCGCATTGTCGTTCGATTTAGTGGGTGAAGATGTATTAATTACAGGTGCAGGCCCAATTGGTATCATGGCAGCTGCGGTTGCTAAACATGTTGGTGCGCGTCATGTAGTTATCACAGACGTAAACGAATACCGCCTAGATTTAGCACGTAAAATGGGTGCGACTCGTGCAGTAAATGTAGCAAATGAAAAGCTTGAAGATGTAATGAAAGAGCTTGGCATGACAGAAGGCTTTGATATTGGTCTTGAAATGTCAGGCGTACCCGTTGCATTTAATAGCATGCTAAATAACATGAACCACGGCGGAAAAATCGCTATGCTAGGTATTCCGCCTTCAGATATGGCGGTGGATTGGAACCAAGTTATTTTTAAAGGCCTTATCATTAAAGGTATTTATGGTCGCGAAATGTTTGAAACTTGGTATAAGATGGCGAGTCTAATTCAGTCTGGTCTTGATCTTAACCCAATTATCACGCATCAATTCTCGGTAGATGACTTCCAAAAAGGCTTTGATACAATGATTTCAGGCCAGTCTGGTAAAGTTATCCTGAATTGGGATTAA
- a CDS encoding 3-deoxy-D-manno-octulosonic acid kinase gives MFETQHLQNTTLLCHPDYKDELTQQWFDASYWQQQEKIVGAKKGRATAWFFKHQQLTGVLRHYWRGGLVGKLLSDQYLYFGLKQTRVYKEFTLMMRLRELGLNVPTPIGAKIKTSGFIYRGDIITEAVTGAKSVLDILITRPLSQSELKAIAATLSDFHNHGVYHADLNINNILFDDTGTVFIIDFDRGEIKKPHPSWQTENIKRLARSFAKEQGRNEEMHWRQSDWQSLICDYQALLKT, from the coding sequence ATGTTCGAAACTCAGCATCTACAAAACACCACCCTTTTGTGTCACCCTGACTACAAAGATGAGCTCACGCAACAGTGGTTCGATGCCAGCTACTGGCAACAACAAGAAAAAATAGTTGGCGCAAAAAAAGGCCGCGCAACAGCGTGGTTTTTTAAACATCAACAGCTCACAGGTGTTCTGCGCCACTATTGGCGAGGAGGACTCGTTGGTAAGCTACTCAGCGATCAGTACCTATACTTTGGCTTAAAACAAACCCGAGTTTATAAAGAATTTACACTAATGATGCGTTTGCGTGAGCTTGGCCTGAATGTGCCCACACCGATTGGGGCCAAAATTAAAACCAGCGGCTTTATCTATCGGGGCGATATCATCACCGAGGCAGTGACAGGCGCAAAAAGTGTGTTAGATATTTTAATCACTCGCCCACTAAGCCAGTCTGAACTCAAAGCGATTGCAGCCACCCTCAGCGATTTTCACAATCACGGGGTATACCACGCAGATTTAAACATCAATAACATCTTGTTCGATGATACTGGTACGGTGTTTATCATCGACTTTGACCGCGGTGAAATCAAAAAGCCGCACCCTAGCTGGCAAACAGAGAATATTAAACGCCTTGCTCGTTCATTTGCAAAAGAGCAAGGCCGTAACGAAGAAATGCATTGGCGACAAAGTGATTGGCAGTCACTAATATGTGACTACCAAGCTTTGCTTAAGACTTAA
- the ubiA gene encoding 4-hydroxybenzoate octaprenyltransferase yields MKLAALHRANIPYYKQLMRTDKPIGTLLLLWPTYWALWLANQGTPSLLNFVVFSLGVFVMRSAGCVINDFADRKIDGSVKRTAQRPLAAGLVSSAEAMSLFVLLIAVAFGLVMLLSWSTILLSFGALALAFCYPFMKRYTQLPQVVLGAAFSWAIPMAYMASIGSVPLEAWLLFTANLVWTVAYDTMYAMVDRDDDLKIGVKSTAILFASYDRHIIFLLNALFIAILVFIGMSNHLGLPYWLGLVAAVGFLLYQQMLIHKRERDPCFKAFLNNHYVGLVIFIGLAASLPLPF; encoded by the coding sequence ATGAAATTAGCTGCATTACATCGCGCAAACATTCCTTATTACAAACAACTGATGCGAACGGATAAGCCAATCGGTACTTTGTTGCTATTGTGGCCAACATATTGGGCTTTATGGCTTGCTAATCAAGGCACGCCTAGTTTGTTAAATTTTGTAGTGTTTAGCTTAGGTGTCTTTGTGATGCGAAGTGCAGGTTGTGTGATCAATGACTTTGCCGATCGTAAAATCGATGGTTCAGTAAAGCGAACTGCTCAGCGCCCTCTGGCTGCAGGACTGGTTTCTAGTGCAGAGGCAATGAGTTTGTTTGTGTTACTTATTGCAGTGGCATTCGGATTGGTTATGTTACTTAGCTGGTCAACTATTTTGCTTTCATTTGGTGCTTTAGCACTGGCGTTTTGTTACCCATTTATGAAGCGTTATACCCAATTACCGCAAGTAGTGCTTGGTGCTGCATTTAGTTGGGCAATTCCGATGGCCTATATGGCATCAATTGGTTCAGTACCATTAGAAGCCTGGCTACTATTTACCGCTAATCTTGTTTGGACTGTGGCTTATGACACCATGTATGCCATGGTTGATAGAGATGACGATTTAAAAATAGGGGTTAAGTCAACGGCAATCTTGTTTGCCAGCTATGACAGACACATCATCTTTTTACTCAATGCCTTATTTATCGCGATTCTTGTTTTCATCGGCATGAGTAACCATCTTGGTTTGCCTTATTGGTTGGGTTTAGTGGCAGCGGTTGGGTTTTTACTTTATCAACAAATGCTTATTCATAAACGAGAGCGAGATCCTTGCTTCAAAGCATTTTTGAATAATCACTATGTGGGGTTAGTGATTTTTATCGGTTTAGCAGCATCCTTGCCACTGCCATTTTAA
- a CDS encoding flagellar basal body-associated protein FliL, which translates to MLLIGAMTSLSAQAESKVGYFGFEPDIITNYIGQGNKKLGYVRITVDLMLNDTADISVVEHHTPLLRDAIVEILSKEPEENIKSLTGREEIRKRCTAKLKSLLKQETGQEIVREVLFTKYLYH; encoded by the coding sequence ATGCTACTAATTGGCGCAATGACCAGTCTGTCTGCACAGGCTGAGTCAAAAGTTGGCTACTTTGGTTTTGAGCCTGATATCATCACCAACTACATAGGCCAAGGTAATAAGAAGCTAGGCTACGTGCGCATTACCGTTGACCTTATGCTAAATGATACAGCCGATATCAGCGTTGTTGAACATCACACCCCTCTACTGCGTGATGCGATTGTTGAAATACTCTCAAAAGAGCCTGAAGAAAACATTAAATCGCTTACTGGTCGAGAAGAAATCAGAAAACGCTGTACTGCAAAATTAAAGTCACTACTTAAACAAGAAACTGGCCAAGAAATTGTCAGAGAAGTGTTATTTACTAAGTATTTGTACCATTAA
- a CDS encoding LysR family transcriptional regulator — MRFEQLEQFVALGVLRHFRQAAEKTQISTSALTRSIQTLEDEIGYELVTRSTRSVKLTKEGEIFLEYAQQTLDNLEETKQHLFESLNGCASEKLVIGYTNKASAVVPVSCGQFLAQYPHVKIEMQLQEQSELMRKLQLGEIDISVCSQAMNSIGSDIHLPDQLILFVAKDHPLANKSDISKRDFADYPMYSCFSQSKQVQQMLNDAIDSFDKSASVKVGSIEQVMEGLKRSNHIAIASIEHANNVASDPALQLLKTNKGVAQEQLVIQTNQKINDNSHVSHLLDLIEKMALASQH; from the coding sequence GTGAGATTTGAACAACTTGAACAGTTTGTAGCATTAGGCGTATTAAGGCATTTTCGCCAAGCTGCTGAAAAAACACAAATAAGCACTTCAGCGTTAACCCGGAGTATTCAAACTCTTGAAGACGAAATTGGTTATGAGCTGGTAACTCGCTCAACCCGCTCCGTTAAGTTAACCAAAGAAGGTGAAATTTTCTTAGAATATGCGCAACAAACCCTCGACAATCTAGAAGAAACAAAACAACATCTTTTCGAATCACTAAATGGCTGCGCAAGCGAAAAGCTTGTTATTGGTTACACTAATAAAGCCAGTGCTGTCGTTCCTGTATCTTGCGGGCAATTTTTAGCGCAGTATCCACATGTAAAAATCGAGATGCAACTACAAGAGCAAAGCGAGCTAATGCGTAAGCTACAGCTTGGTGAAATTGATATTAGTGTTTGTTCGCAAGCAATGAATAGTATAGGAAGCGATATCCATTTACCTGACCAACTGATTTTATTTGTTGCTAAAGATCATCCATTAGCGAATAAGAGTGATATCAGCAAACGCGATTTTGCCGACTACCCTATGTACAGCTGCTTTTCACAATCGAAACAAGTACAACAGATGCTAAACGACGCCATTGATTCATTCGATAAGTCAGCCAGTGTTAAAGTAGGTAGTATTGAACAAGTTATGGAAGGACTAAAACGATCGAACCATATTGCAATAGCTAGTATTGAACACGCAAACAATGTTGCTTCTGATCCGGCCTTGCAGCTTTTAAAAACCAACAAAGGTGTTGCTCAAGAGCAGCTTGTTATACAAACAAATCAAAAAATCAACGACAACTCTCATGTAAGTCACTTGCTTGATCTTATTGAAAAAATGGCCTTAGCAAGCCAGCATTAG